The genomic segment AATCGTTGCCCAGGCCTCCAAGTTTCTGAACCAGCCAGGGCTTATTGCAATTGAAATGGGCTCCGGCCAATCTGCCCGTGTGCGCTCCCTCTGGGGGCCGTCTTGGAAAAATCCCGGGATTATTCAAGATTTAGGTGGCCATGACCGCATCGCCTACGCTGAGCACCAAGTTTTGTAATTGGCTGATTTTGTGGATGATTTTCAACTGAACCTATGCTAAACCGGCATTCGTTATGAGCGAGCAAAGCCAGGATATCGAACGACTCTTTGAGCCGGGGCGTGAAGAAACGCTTGATGCATATCTGCGCCTCCTGCATGCGGTCGATATAGCAGAGCTTTTTAATCACGTAGATATTCGTTTTTGGAAAAGAATCACGAGCTGTCTCGACGCGGAAAAACTCGCGGAAACGCTTTCTCAGCTTGATGACGGTGTTCAAGAAAAGCTTGGCTCCATTCTAAAAATTGAGCGCTTAGCGGCGGCGGTTGAAGAACTTGAAACCGATGATGCAGCAGACCTCTTGGGAGAGCTTTCTCCCGAACGCGCCAGTGCGGTTTTGGCCCAGCTTGATGAAGATGACCGCGACGATATCCAAACGCTCCTAAGTTTTCCGGAAGATTCCGCCGGTGGTTTGATGCAGACAGAGCTCTGCATGGTCGAGGAAGGGCTTCTGGTTTCTGATGCCATCGAGGCCGTGCGCCTGGTTCGCGAGGAAATCGAAGAGATTCACGAGGTGTACCTGGTCAACAGTGACGGCATGCTGCGCGGAATCATTCAGCTTGAAGATCTGGTGCTTTCTACTGAGCAAACCGAATTGAGTGAAATCAGCCAGCCCGTAGAACAGCGGGTTACAGTCGACCTTGATCAAGAGGAAGTTGCTCGGGTTTTTGGTAAATACGACCTTGTGAGCTTGCCAGTGGTCGATCCCCAAGGGCTCTTGGTTGGCCGTATCACCTTCGATGATATTCACGATGTTATGCTTGAAGAGGCCACTGAAGATGTCATGACGATGGCCGGTGCCTCGAGCGAAGAGCTGGTTTATGGCCAGGATTTCTTCCGCATCGCTATGTTCCGCCTGCCCTGGCTGGTGGGAAGCCTTTTTGGCTCTTTGATTGCGGCAGTCTTGGTTCCTATGTTCCGCCATGTCCCTTTCGAAGACACACTCATGCTCGCAGCCTTTGTTCCCGTCGTGGCGGCCATGACTGGCAACGTAGGCTCACAAACCGCGATGATTATTACCCGCGGCTTTGCGATTGGAAAAGTCGACGCCAGCATGCTTGGAAAAACGCTCGCCCGAGAAAGCATGGTGGGCAGTATTATGGGGCTTGCAGCCGGCGCACTGGTTGCCATCGTCTCAAATTTTGGGTTTGGCAGTGATATTCTCGGCATTACCGTTGGGCTTTCTATGTTTTGCTCTATGACCATTGCAGCCTTTGTGGGTGCCTTGGCTCCAGCGATGTTTAAAGAAATTGGCATCGATCCCGCGATTGCGGCCGGGCCGCTTGTGACCACGGGCTGTGATGTGATGGGTGTTGCCATTTATCTTGGCGCCGCTCGCCTTATTTTAGGCTAGGTTTTTCATCTAACAAACGCCTACGCTGCGATCGCAGCCGCTAAGCTCTGAGCCGTTTACGACTGGGCGCCAATCGACTATAACCCGCTCCATGACTGAGCTTGTAAACTATAAATCCGTAGATGGTGTCGCGGTTATTACCCTCACCAATCCCCCAGCCAACGCATACTCCTACGACATGATGGAGCAGCTAGATAAGGCTATTTTAGAGGCCCGCATGGACGAAAGTGTTCATGTTATCTTGCTCACGGGCGAAGGTGATAAGTTTTTCTGCGCCGGCGCAGATATCGAAATGTTGGGTGAAGTAACGCCAACCTTTAAGTATTACTTCTGTTTGCATGCGAACGAGACCCTCAACCGACTCGAAAGCACGCCTAAATTGGTGATTGCAGCGCTTAACGGCCACTGCGTGGGCGGCGGGCTTGAAATCGCGATGGCCGCAGATATTCGTCTGGGTAAAGAAGGTAAAGCAAAGCTCGGACTGCCAGAAGTTCACTTGGGTGTGTTGCCAGGTACCGGCGGAACTCAGCGGCTGTTGCGCTTGGTAGGTAAAGCCAAGGCTATTGAAATGATGGTCACTGGCCAGAATCTCACGATGGAAGAAGGCAAAGAGCTTGGGCTGGTGAATGAACTTTTACCGGCTGAGGACTTTGCCGATCAAGCAATGACCTATGCGCGTAAGTTTTGCCCCCCCCATAAGGCTTCTCATGCGGTAGGCCTCATCAAACGTTCGGTTATCAGCGGGATGGAAATGGGATTTGCTGAAGGCCTCAGCCTTGAGCGAGAGCTTCAGCAGCAACTTTTTATGTCCGGCGACGCCAAAGAAGGCATTGGCGCCTACAACGAAAAACGTAAACCAGAATTCAAAGGACGCTAAAATGCGCAAGACTCTCCCTATCATTTTCGCTTTGTTGATGCTCGCGGGCACAGCAGAGGCTCGCCCTGGCTTTTATATTGGTAGCGGGATTGGTTTTTCTACGGCGGGTGGGCAGGAAGTCTCTGTCCCGGGTTATATCAACCCGACCAACGCAAATGGCGCCTTCACAACAGACATTGCTGGCGGACTCTCAGTGCTCGGTTTGCGTATGGGATACAACATCATGGGTTATGGCGCGCTAGAGCTTAGTGCTCACGGCCACGGCCATGCACTCGGAGATGCAGCAGAGCGTGAATGGGCTGCCCACGTAAGCTTGGGTGCCCGTATTTACCCAGCTTGGCACTGGCGCGACCAACTCCCGACTTGGATGGACGACCTAGAGCCTTCACTTTTTCTCGGTTGGGGCGGCACATGGCAGGTTTACAACCCACTGGCATCCGAATTTTCCGATGAAGTAGGCTTTCGCGGCTTGGGTGGCTTTCGGTTTGGTTTAGGCCTTGAGTATTTTGTGGTCTCTTTCTTTAAGGTGGGTTTTGATTACACCTTGGTAAGCGCCCCGTTTGATACTTTTATTTTCAATGCGAGCAAAGATCAGACCCGCGATGTGGATAATGCCAGCAACACTTTCAACCAAGTTTTGCTGACTTTCATGTTCCATTTCGAACCAGCCCAATAAACAAGCAAATAGCGTCCTAAGCCTTTTGACAAAGGCTCGGAATCCGGTCAGAAGTCCTTTCGAGGGCATTGTCATGATTGAGATTAATGGTTTAACAAAACGCTACCGCGATTTGGTTGCGGTCAATGATGTTTCATTCTCCGTAGCCGCTGGTGAAATCGTCGGATTCCTCGGGCCCAATGGCGCGGGTAAAACCACCACGATGAAAATGTTGACCGGCTTTTTGCCAGCCACCTCCGGCAAGGCAACCGTCGCTGGCTTCGATGTGTTTGATTCACCAATGGATGTAAAACGCTCCATTGGTTATCTGCCAGAGATTCCTCCCGTTTATCCAGACCTCACGGTTCGCGAATACTTACGCTTTGTTGGAAAACTCAAAGGCCTGCGCGGCGGCGACTTAAAATCGAACGTAGATGAATCGATTGAGAAGGTAAGCCTGCAGTTGGTGGCAGATCGCCTAATCCGCAATATCTCCAAAGGTTATCAGCAGCGAACCGGCTTGGCTCAGGCGCTCTTGGGCAAACCGCGGGTTTTAATTCTCGATGAACCTACTGTTGGTTTGGACCCTCGGCAAATTGGTGAAGTTCGCACTTTGATTCAGTCCCTTGCCGGCGACCACACGGTGATTCTTTCAACGCACATCCTTCAAGAAGTGACGGCCGTGTGTGATCGCGTGGTGATTATCAACAAGGGCTCGATCGTTGCCGATGATAACCTCGACCACTTGGTGAAAGAGCACACCAACGATGAAGGCCAAAAGAGTCTCGAAGAAATTTTCTTATCACTGACTGAACTTTAAGGTTTCGCTATGCGCAATACATTGACCATCGCGGGCAAAGAAGTTCGCGTCTATTTAACGACTTGGATGAGCTATATTCTTTTCGGAGGATTCATTCTCATTACGGGCCTTGTGTTTGGAGGCGCCGTTGAGCAGTTCCAAACCCAGTCCATGGAATACCTGCAGCACAATTATCGCCAAGGGCTCGACATGATGAATGTCACCGAAGGCATCTTGGCTCCTTTGATGTACCAAATGGTCTTCGTGTTGATCTTTATGTTGCCTGTTTTGACCATGCGCCTTTTCTCGGAAGAACGACGCGGTAAAACTTTGCAGCTCTTAATGACTGCACCGATTCGCCCCATTGAGATCGTACTCGGTAAATACCTGGGCGCCCTTACGGTGATGACCACCATGTTTGCACTGAGCCTTATCTTCCCAGTGCTCTTACATGCATTCGGAATCTCTGGCGCCGATGGCTTGAGCCCGGTTGATTGGAGCACGGTTGCGGTGGGTTACCTTGGTCTTTTCCTCTTTGGTTCCGCCTGCGTCTCGATTGGCCTTTTGGCAAGCAGCGTTACCGAGAGCCAACTTGTAGCGGTGATTATTAGTTTTGGCGCCCTGCTCGTTCTTTGGTTGATTGGGCTTGTTAGCCAAGGCCATACTTCAGGGTTGCAGCGTGTGCTTTACTACGCTTCCCACGTTACCCATCTCGATGGTTTCCTACGCGGAATGATTCGCCTTACGGATGTTGTTTATTATTGTTCCCTCTCATTCGCCGGTATTTTTCTGTCTTGGCGGGTGATTGAAGCTGAGCGCTGGAAGTAGGAGAGCACCATGAATCAAACCGAAACCAAAAAAAGCAGCTGGGTAGCCAACACTGGGCGTATGCTCGGAGCAATTGGCGCCGTTCTTCTAATCAGCGTCCCACTGACTTGGGGCTTGAGTCAGGAAGTTGCTTTCCAAGGTCTCGTCACCTGGAAACTTCTGCTCGCGCTGATCTGTGAGGTTATCTATTTCCTGACCAATAAAGACAGCATTCTAGAAAATGCGGGGTCTCGCTCAACGCTTATGTGGAGCATGACTCTTATTTCTTCGCTGGTTATTCTAGGTTTGGTCGGTGTTGCCAACTACTTGGCAGTGTCAAACGACCGCGAGTGGGATTTAACGCGAGACAAAGTTTTTTCTCTTTCAGACCAAACTGAAAGTATCGTGGGCCGCCTTGATCAAGATGTTCAGGTTTACGCATTTTTCAACCGTAACGAAGCAGCCTTCAATATGATTGCCCGTGAAGTTTTTGAGCGCTACCAGGCTCTTAACAAGCGCTTCAAGTATGAAATCATTGATATCGAAGGCTCGGCGCGTGAAACGCGAATGGCTGAAGAGTATGAAATTGAGAAGCAAGGTGCCCGGGTTGTTTTAATCGCGGGTGAGAAAACAGCTCGAGCTAGAGATTTAAGTGAAGAAGCGATTACCAATGCGCTGATTCAAGTGACGCAGAAAACCAAAAAAATTGTTCATGTACTCACAGGTCACGGGGAACTCTCTTTTGAAGATCCCACCGCCGACTTCAAAGCCGTGGCATTCGCTCAGGCGATTCTTAAAGAGGGTTACGATGTTGAACTGATTAATCTCATCAACCCCAACACGATTACCGAAGAGCAGCTCACGGTGGTTGTAGGTGACGACTCTGCCTTGCCTGAACTGGTGATCCCTCCCGAGGTGCGCTTTTTGATTATTGCGGGACCCCGCTCTGACCTTTTGGCCCCAGAGCTTAAAGCTTTAAATCAATACTTGGAGGCCGGTGGCCGAGCGATGTTGATGGTGGAGCCATCGAGTGATGCGGGGTTGGTAGAGTTTCTGAAGAAGTGGCGCGTTGAGCTCCGTAACGACATGATTGTTGATCCCAATCCCGCACGGCGTGAACTGGGTCTGAGTGCCCTGGAGCCCGTGGTCCTTCCAGCTGAAGGTGGTCACCCAATCACGAAAAAACTTACCCACGCCGCGGTTATGAAAACAGTTCGAACGGTGGGAACTGCGCCAGGCACAGCAGTGGTTCAGGTGACGCCGCTTTTAACGGCGAACAATACAGCTTGGGGAGAAACGAACTTAGAAGATGGCGTAGCGGGTTATGATGAATCGGATTCACCAGACAACACAGTGGGCTTGGTTGTAACCCGGGACATCCCAAGAGCCGCGGATAATATCTCTTCGCAGACGCGGCTGATTGTTTTTGGTGATTCTGATTGGGCGACCGACGAATATTTTGCGGTTCATGCCAACCAAGATTACTTGCTCAACACCCTAAATTGGATGGCGGATGAAGAGGGAAACATTACCATTCGTCCCAAAATGCGTCAGGCTAGCCGCTTAAGCTTAACCGGCACCGACATGATGTATTTAAAGTTCTTTTCACTGGATGTCTTGCCAATGTGCATCGTGGCTCTAGGCCTGGGCATTGTGTTGATCCGGCGCCAGAAATAATGAGCACGATTCAAAAGAGATTTCTCTCTATGCTTGGGCTCCTGGTTCTAGGTGCGGCTGGGGGCTATGCGGTTGTCTGGCAAAGCGATGAAACTGCGGAAAAGAAAGAACGTAAGCGTTCAGAGCAAGCTGTCTTTAATCAGCGCCAAATACAAGACGTTCTAAAAGTTGAATTGGATGGGCCTAAGCAAAAGCTGGTTTTCACGCGTTCAGAGCAAGGCCGGTGGGTGATTGAAGAGCCCATCGCCGATGAAGCAGATCAAGCCGCAGTAAGCTCACTCTTGCGGTACATGCTTGAGGCCAAACGTCTTCGCAGTGTGGGTGACGAACAAAATGGTGTGGTGCAGCCTCCCAAAGATTTAACGCTCTACGGTCTCGATAAGCCAAGTTATCGATTCTCATTTACTTCGAAGGCCGGTGATAAAGAGGAACTCTTGATTGGCCGCGACACCAAGTTTGATAAAAATTATTACGCAAAGCGTGCGGCCGCCCCG from the Deltaproteobacteria bacterium genome contains:
- the mgtE gene encoding magnesium transporter translates to MSEQSQDIERLFEPGREETLDAYLRLLHAVDIAELFNHVDIRFWKRITSCLDAEKLAETLSQLDDGVQEKLGSILKIERLAAAVEELETDDAADLLGELSPERASAVLAQLDEDDRDDIQTLLSFPEDSAGGLMQTELCMVEEGLLVSDAIEAVRLVREEIEEIHEVYLVNSDGMLRGIIQLEDLVLSTEQTELSEISQPVEQRVTVDLDQEEVARVFGKYDLVSLPVVDPQGLLVGRITFDDIHDVMLEEATEDVMTMAGASSEELVYGQDFFRIAMFRLPWLVGSLFGSLIAAVLVPMFRHVPFEDTLMLAAFVPVVAAMTGNVGSQTAMIITRGFAIGKVDASMLGKTLARESMVGSIMGLAAGALVAIVSNFGFGSDILGITVGLSMFCSMTIAAFVGALAPAMFKEIGIDPAIAAGPLVTTGCDVMGVAIYLGAARLILG
- a CDS encoding enoyl-CoA hydratase/isomerase family protein: MTELVNYKSVDGVAVITLTNPPANAYSYDMMEQLDKAILEARMDESVHVILLTGEGDKFFCAGADIEMLGEVTPTFKYYFCLHANETLNRLESTPKLVIAALNGHCVGGGLEIAMAADIRLGKEGKAKLGLPEVHLGVLPGTGGTQRLLRLVGKAKAIEMMVTGQNLTMEEGKELGLVNELLPAEDFADQAMTYARKFCPPHKASHAVGLIKRSVISGMEMGFAEGLSLERELQQQLFMSGDAKEGIGAYNEKRKPEFKGR
- a CDS encoding ATP-binding cassette domain-containing protein, translated to MIEINGLTKRYRDLVAVNDVSFSVAAGEIVGFLGPNGAGKTTTMKMLTGFLPATSGKATVAGFDVFDSPMDVKRSIGYLPEIPPVYPDLTVREYLRFVGKLKGLRGGDLKSNVDESIEKVSLQLVADRLIRNISKGYQQRTGLAQALLGKPRVLILDEPTVGLDPRQIGEVRTLIQSLAGDHTVILSTHILQEVTAVCDRVVIINKGSIVADDNLDHLVKEHTNDEGQKSLEEIFLSLTEL
- a CDS encoding ABC transporter permease subunit, whose protein sequence is MRNTLTIAGKEVRVYLTTWMSYILFGGFILITGLVFGGAVEQFQTQSMEYLQHNYRQGLDMMNVTEGILAPLMYQMVFVLIFMLPVLTMRLFSEERRGKTLQLLMTAPIRPIEIVLGKYLGALTVMTTMFALSLIFPVLLHAFGISGADGLSPVDWSTVAVGYLGLFLFGSACVSIGLLASSVTESQLVAVIISFGALLVLWLIGLVSQGHTSGLQRVLYYASHVTHLDGFLRGMIRLTDVVYYCSLSFAGIFLSWRVIEAERWK
- a CDS encoding GldG family protein, which codes for MNQTETKKSSWVANTGRMLGAIGAVLLISVPLTWGLSQEVAFQGLVTWKLLLALICEVIYFLTNKDSILENAGSRSTLMWSMTLISSLVILGLVGVANYLAVSNDREWDLTRDKVFSLSDQTESIVGRLDQDVQVYAFFNRNEAAFNMIAREVFERYQALNKRFKYEIIDIEGSARETRMAEEYEIEKQGARVVLIAGEKTARARDLSEEAITNALIQVTQKTKKIVHVLTGHGELSFEDPTADFKAVAFAQAILKEGYDVELINLINPNTITEEQLTVVVGDDSALPELVIPPEVRFLIIAGPRSDLLAPELKALNQYLEAGGRAMLMVEPSSDAGLVEFLKKWRVELRNDMIVDPNPARRELGLSALEPVVLPAEGGHPITKKLTHAAVMKTVRTVGTAPGTAVVQVTPLLTANNTAWGETNLEDGVAGYDESDSPDNTVGLVVTRDIPRAADNISSQTRLIVFGDSDWATDEYFAVHANQDYLLNTLNWMADEEGNITIRPKMRQASRLSLTGTDMMYLKFFSLDVLPMCIVALGLGIVLIRRQK